TCAACAAGTTTTGTTTTTCCACTTGTCTTCTCATCTTTTAATTTTATAATTTTAGCAGGATTTCCTGCTACTACTGCACCTTCAGGAACGTCTTGTAATACAATAGCTCCTGCCGCTACCACTGCACCTTTTCCAACTCTTACACCCTCTATAACAACTGCATTAGCACCTATCATAACATCATCTTCTATCACAACTGGTTGAGCTGATGGCGGTTCTATTACTCCAGCTAAAACTGTTCCAGCACCTATATGACATCTTTTTCCTACAATAGCTCTTCCACCTAACACCACGTTCATGTCTATCATAGTTCCTTCTCCAATTTCTGCTCCTATATTTATTACAGCACCCATCATTATAACA
The nucleotide sequence above comes from Cetobacterium somerae ATCC BAA-474. Encoded proteins:
- the dapD gene encoding 2,3,4,5-tetrahydropyridine-2,6-dicarboxylate N-acetyltransferase — encoded protein: MRLETAEELINFIKNSQKKTLTKAYINGIVDFKNENIFVFKGEEGSILIGDWKDIEEVIEKNKKSITNYFVENIARNSGVPLLDTKNINARIEPGAIIRDKVKIGDNAVIMMGAVINIGAEIGEGTMIDMNVVLGGRAIVGKRCHIGAGTVLAGVIEPPSAQPVVIEDDVMIGANAVVIEGVRVGKGAVVAAGAIVLQDVPEGAVVAGNPAKIIKLKDEKTSGKTKLVDDLRK